A single window of Leptospira semungkisensis DNA harbors:
- a CDS encoding rhomboid family intramembrane serine protease — translation MGFSITIVTIAITTILSLYTLYSDQNLLDKLILRPFRDSREGNYYTLATSGFIHADLQHLLFNMLTLYFFGGVVDHIMGPMGFMGLYLASIIIANLITFNKYKNDPNYGSLGASGGTSGIVFASVLFYPYSHIYFFFIPIPIPGPLYAVLYLAYSYYASKNNRDGINHDAHLYGSLTGLAVAMLVEPGSAIAFLHYITGIFL, via the coding sequence ATGGGTTTTAGTATTACCATAGTCACAATAGCCATCACTACGATCCTTAGCTTATACACTTTGTATTCGGATCAGAATCTATTAGATAAACTGATCTTACGTCCGTTTAGGGACTCGAGAGAAGGGAACTATTACACTCTCGCGACCAGCGGATTTATCCACGCAGACTTGCAGCATCTATTGTTCAATATGCTGACTCTCTATTTCTTTGGTGGGGTAGTGGATCATATCATGGGCCCGATGGGCTTCATGGGACTTTATTTGGCGAGTATCATCATTGCGAACTTGATCACTTTTAACAAGTACAAGAATGATCCGAATTACGGAAGCTTGGGTGCTTCTGGAGGAACTTCAGGAATCGTATTCGCTTCGGTATTATTTTATCCGTATTCTCATATTTATTTCTTCTTCATTCCGATTCCGATCCCTGGGCCTTTATATGCGGTATTGTATCTAGCGTATTCTTATTATGCTTCTAAGAATAATAGAGATGGGATCAATCATGATGCGCATCTTTACGGATCTTTGACCGGACTCGCAGTGGCAATGCTTGTGGAGCCCGGTTCTGCAATCGCTTTCTTACATTATATAACAGGAATATTCTTGTAA
- the cutA gene encoding divalent-cation tolerance protein CutA, whose amino-acid sequence MASSQEILIFTTLADRDLAEEYIAEMLQLGIITSGTIFPEVSLLYQWEGKLTIDSENKILLKAKADQYTAIEEYIMKKHPYLAPEIIKMDVSFGSDKFKAFIKDKIAKGG is encoded by the coding sequence ATGGCTTCATCGCAAGAAATTCTTATATTTACTACCTTGGCGGACCGAGATCTGGCAGAAGAATACATAGCGGAAATGCTCCAGCTTGGAATCATCACTAGCGGTACTATTTTTCCGGAAGTTTCTCTATTGTATCAATGGGAAGGCAAACTTACCATCGATTCGGAAAACAAGATCCTATTAAAAGCAAAGGCGGATCAGTACACAGCGATCGAAGAATATATCATGAAGAAGCATCCGTATCTTGCTCCTGAGATCATTAAAATGGATGTAAGCTTCGGATCCGATAAATTCAAAGCGTTTATCAAAGATAAGATCGCAAAAGGGGGATGA
- a CDS encoding LIC_10730 family protein — protein sequence MKNKSQILILLLLTNCYFAVDWSRGSAPKGSERAVLEDVPTVDEANLSKAELARKGKKQNFKTKEEQELFQLMTEQNRSPYDARNCTSLYSDCKDKCWKEYPSPAVETVITAVTLNRKRENCIAQCRNVCDNFEPSSSGGSMPNSGKGNYSNPNAPRY from the coding sequence ATGAAAAATAAATCGCAAATCCTGATCCTTCTCCTTTTGACGAACTGCTATTTTGCAGTGGATTGGAGTAGAGGGAGCGCGCCGAAGGGAAGCGAAAGAGCTGTCCTAGAAGATGTGCCTACGGTAGACGAGGCTAATCTAAGCAAGGCGGAACTTGCTCGAAAAGGAAAGAAGCAAAACTTCAAGACCAAAGAAGAGCAAGAGCTCTTTCAGTTGATGACAGAACAGAATCGTAGCCCTTACGACGCTCGTAATTGCACTAGCCTGTACAGCGATTGTAAGGATAAATGCTGGAAGGAATATCCGAGTCCTGCAGTAGAAACGGTAATCACGGCAGTCACATTGAATCGTAAAAGAGAAAACTGCATCGCTCAATGTAGAAATGTCTGCGATAATTTTGAACCTTCTAGCTCGGGTGGCTCCATGCCGAATTCTGGAAAGGGAAATTATTCCAATCCGAACGCACCAAGATACTGA
- a CDS encoding serine hydrolase domain-containing protein, which produces MSRSFSSKSVSRRLFLFTLVFLFISNCSTFAWGWVKVPSGFAWDQDQVGILDRSPAEGFSVLYPEEAGLDSKPLIELSKKLRKDKTEVRSLLILKEGNLVWERYAGGVSRQHNHNMYSVTKSVTSLLLGICYTNSCGVDLDESLASVETGLPGLLPAELSGKESIRLKDAMHMSSGMGWDSFAKKEDIRTESDPLAIAWTPTVSAPPGTKFEYSNGDTQLVAGYLEAKTGKSLYEYSKNTAFSWLGIKGEEWYTSSSGRQTAGFGLRLRAIDMLKIGQLYLEGGKWKGRQVLRPEWIAWTLEPGVDKRYGLQFWLHEFEGKPTFMANGKGGQFIYVIPHRKIVIVMTSAIWDQAPDNVLASVLESVKSSLHSKEKTASLEREEAVLKELKTAHKTSLDPKLKEGADETRIAAEPGMKQNHP; this is translated from the coding sequence GTGAGTAGATCCTTTTCAAGCAAATCGGTAAGTCGTCGTCTCTTTCTTTTCACCTTAGTTTTCCTATTTATATCCAATTGTAGCACTTTCGCCTGGGGATGGGTTAAGGTCCCTTCCGGATTCGCATGGGATCAGGACCAGGTTGGGATTCTGGATCGCAGTCCTGCAGAAGGATTCTCAGTACTATATCCAGAAGAGGCTGGTCTGGATTCGAAACCTCTCATAGAATTATCTAAGAAACTCCGGAAGGATAAAACAGAAGTGCGTTCCCTTCTTATATTGAAAGAAGGCAACCTGGTTTGGGAGAGATACGCAGGCGGAGTCTCCAGGCAACACAATCATAATATGTATTCTGTCACCAAATCGGTGACCTCTCTATTATTAGGGATTTGTTATACGAATTCCTGCGGAGTGGATTTGGACGAAAGTCTTGCCTCCGTCGAGACTGGACTACCTGGCCTATTGCCCGCTGAGTTGAGCGGAAAAGAATCCATTCGTTTAAAGGACGCCATGCACATGAGTTCCGGAATGGGCTGGGATTCTTTCGCTAAGAAGGAAGATATCAGAACCGAATCGGATCCTCTTGCGATTGCCTGGACTCCAACAGTTTCCGCTCCTCCTGGAACAAAATTCGAATATTCTAATGGAGACACTCAGCTTGTTGCCGGATACTTGGAAGCCAAGACAGGAAAGAGCTTGTACGAATACTCTAAGAATACTGCTTTCTCTTGGTTAGGCATCAAAGGAGAAGAATGGTATACATCTTCTTCCGGAAGACAAACTGCCGGATTCGGACTTCGTTTAAGAGCGATCGATATGCTCAAGATAGGACAGCTTTATTTAGAAGGTGGAAAATGGAAGGGCCGCCAAGTGCTTCGTCCGGAATGGATTGCTTGGACCTTGGAGCCAGGAGTAGACAAGAGATACGGTCTGCAATTTTGGCTGCATGAGTTCGAAGGCAAGCCTACCTTTATGGCGAACGGAAAGGGCGGGCAATTCATTTATGTAATTCCTCATCGCAAGATAGTAATCGTAATGACTAGCGCAATCTGGGACCAAGCTCCGGATAATGTGTTAGCTTCCGTATTGGAATCTGTTAAGTCGTCCTTGCATTCCAAAGAAAAGACTGCTTCTTTAGAAAGAGAGGAGGCTGTATTGAAAGAGCTAAAGACCGCTCATAAGACCTCACTGGATCCGAAACTAAAAGAAGGCGCAGACGAAACAAGAATTGCAGCGGAACCAGGGATGAAGCAGAATCATCCTTAA
- a CDS encoding type 1 glutamine amidotransferase domain-containing protein, whose translation MKTVLIPIPQIDFDPTEVSVPWKTLSQKGYKIVFATPSGTPGEADFRMVTGKGLGILSPVLKARKEDVEFYRELEKSNEFLSPKKYESIKPDSFDVLLLPGGHAKGMRTYLESESLQGLVGKTFAEGKPIAAICHGVLLAARSKNPKTKKSSLSGYRTTGLLRSQELLAWNLTRAWLGDYYRTYPTPLQDEVISFLASSSDFEEGPMPVSRDTSNNFKPGFTVLDKNYLSARWPGDAHKFANELPLFFG comes from the coding sequence ATGAAGACCGTCTTAATTCCAATTCCTCAGATTGATTTCGATCCTACCGAGGTCTCCGTACCTTGGAAAACTCTCAGCCAGAAAGGATACAAGATCGTATTCGCGACACCTTCTGGAACTCCCGGTGAAGCTGATTTTAGAATGGTAACCGGCAAAGGGCTCGGAATATTATCTCCTGTTTTAAAGGCAAGAAAAGAGGATGTAGAATTCTATAGAGAATTAGAAAAATCGAATGAATTCCTTTCTCCTAAAAAATACGAATCGATCAAACCGGATTCTTTCGACGTATTATTACTTCCTGGAGGCCACGCCAAGGGAATGAGAACCTATCTGGAGTCCGAAAGCTTGCAAGGCTTGGTAGGAAAAACCTTTGCAGAAGGAAAACCTATAGCGGCGATTTGCCACGGAGTCCTTCTTGCAGCCAGATCTAAGAATCCTAAGACAAAGAAATCTTCCTTATCCGGATATAGAACGACTGGCCTGCTTCGTTCTCAGGAATTGTTAGCTTGGAATTTAACCAGGGCTTGGTTGGGAGATTATTATAGGACGTATCCTACTCCTTTGCAGGACGAAGTTATTTCCTTTCTCGCGTCTTCTTCTGACTTCGAGGAAGGGCCGATGCCTGTGTCCAGAGATACTTCTAACAACTTCAAACCTGGATTTACTGTTTTGGACAAAAACTATCTCTCGGCTCGCTGGCCTGGAGATGCTCATAAGTTTGCAAACGAGCTGCCTTTATTCTTCGGATGA
- a CDS encoding HAD-IA family hydrolase, producing MSSKERYIFLDVGDTLLTMKKPAGEVYFEVLNEFGLDATKHPKGFMERAFRKAYSHMTRHPLPDYQDKFYAHTDGSEGWWRELLGYFLKEIGSDLQPDPIFQSIFKKFDEPSVWQIDPGFTDLLKFVRENKFGFGIISNWDHRLKELLASVGVLDHFDPVIVSAEFGYEKPSPLIFKEAENIVGLSPDKIVYCGDKIELDITPTRSRGWTAFHKHPEGDIRSIGELVGLLSR from the coding sequence ATGAGTTCGAAAGAAAGATATATTTTTTTAGATGTAGGCGACACTCTTCTTACAATGAAGAAGCCGGCTGGAGAAGTATACTTCGAAGTGCTCAATGAATTCGGCCTTGATGCTACCAAGCATCCGAAAGGCTTTATGGAGAGAGCCTTTCGCAAGGCATATTCTCATATGACCAGGCACCCTCTGCCTGATTATCAGGACAAATTTTACGCTCACACGGATGGAAGCGAAGGTTGGTGGAGAGAATTACTCGGTTATTTCTTAAAAGAAATAGGCTCGGATCTGCAACCTGATCCAATCTTCCAATCTATATTCAAAAAATTTGATGAACCAAGCGTTTGGCAGATCGATCCTGGCTTCACAGACCTATTAAAGTTTGTAAGAGAAAATAAATTTGGGTTCGGGATCATTTCGAACTGGGATCATCGTCTCAAAGAATTATTAGCGAGTGTAGGAGTCTTGGATCATTTCGATCCTGTGATCGTTTCTGCCGAATTCGGTTATGAAAAACCTTCTCCTCTGATCTTTAAGGAAGCCGAAAATATTGTCGGCCTTTCTCCAGATAAGATCGTCTATTGCGGAGATAAAATAGAATTAGATATTACTCCTACTCGCTCAAGAGGATGGACTGCTTTCCACAAGCATCCGGAAGGAGATATTCGTAGTATAGGAGAGCTTGTAGGGTTACTTAGTAGATAG
- a CDS encoding NADPH-dependent FMN reductase — MKLLAISGSLRKGSSNTAILLAAQKSAEKNIEITLAAPLDRLPHFNPDLDTETPPESVKVWRDELREADGIIFSSPEYAFAIPGVLKNALDWIVSSAELYNKPVALINASPSYGGAAKAQAALIQLLGVLTAKVVDKAVLNIASVNKKIDSEGNISDDGTAQELQNCVNALVEEVSLNKNSN, encoded by the coding sequence ATGAAACTACTCGCTATATCTGGAAGTCTTCGCAAAGGCTCCTCCAACACCGCCATATTACTCGCAGCTCAAAAGAGTGCAGAAAAAAATATAGAAATCACGTTAGCCGCTCCATTAGATCGCCTTCCTCATTTCAACCCGGACTTGGATACGGAGACTCCTCCCGAATCTGTAAAAGTTTGGAGAGACGAATTGAGAGAAGCGGACGGGATTATCTTTTCTAGTCCGGAATATGCCTTCGCAATCCCTGGAGTATTGAAGAATGCATTGGATTGGATCGTTTCCAGCGCCGAATTGTATAATAAACCTGTGGCATTAATTAATGCTTCTCCAAGCTATGGAGGAGCTGCCAAGGCTCAGGCAGCATTGATCCAACTTCTTGGAGTCTTAACTGCTAAAGTTGTAGATAAGGCTGTCCTGAATATCGCTTCCGTAAATAAGAAGATCGATTCCGAAGGAAATATTTCAGATGATGGCACTGCGCAAGAACTCCAAAATTGTGTGAATGCACTTGTCGAAGAAGTCTCTCTGAATAAAAATTCTAATTAG